The Microbacterium sp. SORGH_AS_0862 genome has a segment encoding these proteins:
- a CDS encoding YhgE/Pip domain-containing protein has protein sequence MKVPAMITAELRRLTSTKMSVIALIALMCVPVLYGGLYLWANQDPYGRLDQVPVGLVVLDAGVTENGETTNYGDEVADNLVKDGTFDWQRMSADGAQDALKHGAVDFTVTIPADFSDALQSAAGTSPRQAGLELSTNDANNYLASTIGSQAIEKIRASVAKLVGTQAANRLLTAISDIRGNLVTAADGASQLADGAASALAGSQKLGDGASQLADGTAQLSSGASQLAGGASQLADGASQVAAGTATLDGYADRAATASQGLVNDLPAIRSAIADELAARGLTPDEINTVLARLDTLGGDVSSANDRVQSAVSQIDRLNAGAAQVSQGAASLASGSAQLADGAASAANGAAALRDGTGTLTSGLSQLDDGADQLSSGLADGVAQIPDSDAALREQQADTIADPVDVESSKVAAAADYGAGLAPFFASLAGWIGIYALFLIVKPISRRAITALHSPVRITLAGWLTPGLLGGIQMIALFGVLSLALGFTFANPLATLGIMVLASLTYAAIILALNVWFGSVGQFLGLVLMVLQLVTAGGTFPWQTLPAPLTGLHHVLPMGFVVDAMRQLMYGGDIARIGSDITVLLTWMLGALVLAALGVTRMTHKRTLRDLAPSLIG, from the coding sequence ATGAAGGTCCCCGCGATGATCACGGCGGAACTGCGCCGACTGACGTCCACGAAGATGTCGGTCATCGCCCTGATCGCCCTCATGTGCGTGCCCGTGCTCTACGGCGGCCTGTACCTGTGGGCCAACCAGGATCCGTACGGCCGCCTCGATCAGGTGCCGGTCGGTCTCGTCGTCCTGGATGCGGGTGTCACCGAGAACGGCGAGACGACGAACTACGGCGACGAGGTCGCCGACAACCTCGTGAAGGACGGCACGTTCGACTGGCAGCGGATGAGCGCCGACGGCGCCCAGGACGCACTGAAGCACGGCGCGGTCGACTTCACCGTCACGATTCCCGCCGACTTCTCCGACGCCCTGCAGTCGGCTGCCGGAACCTCGCCGCGCCAGGCGGGGCTGGAGCTGTCGACCAACGACGCGAACAACTACCTCGCCTCCACGATCGGCTCCCAGGCGATCGAGAAGATCCGCGCCTCGGTCGCGAAGCTGGTCGGCACCCAAGCCGCCAACCGCCTGCTGACGGCGATCAGCGACATCCGGGGCAACCTCGTCACCGCGGCCGACGGCGCCTCCCAGCTCGCCGACGGCGCGGCATCCGCTCTGGCAGGATCCCAGAAGCTCGGCGACGGCGCCTCCCAGCTCGCCGACGGGACGGCCCAGCTCTCATCCGGCGCCTCCCAGCTCGCCGGCGGAGCCTCGCAGCTCGCCGACGGCGCGAGCCAGGTGGCAGCGGGCACCGCCACGCTCGACGGCTACGCCGACCGCGCGGCCACGGCGTCGCAGGGCCTGGTGAACGATCTGCCCGCCATCCGTTCCGCGATCGCCGACGAGCTCGCCGCGCGCGGCCTCACCCCCGACGAGATCAACACCGTGCTCGCGCGACTCGACACCCTCGGCGGCGACGTGTCGTCCGCGAACGACCGGGTCCAGTCCGCCGTGAGTCAGATCGACCGGCTGAACGCCGGCGCCGCGCAGGTGTCGCAGGGAGCGGCGAGCCTTGCGAGCGGTTCGGCGCAGCTCGCGGACGGCGCAGCATCCGCGGCAAACGGTGCGGCGGCGCTCCGCGACGGCACCGGCACGCTCACGTCGGGCCTGTCCCAGCTGGACGACGGCGCCGATCAGCTCTCGAGCGGACTCGCCGACGGTGTGGCGCAGATCCCGGACTCCGACGCGGCGCTGCGCGAGCAGCAGGCCGACACGATCGCCGATCCGGTGGATGTGGAATCGAGCAAGGTCGCGGCGGCGGCGGACTACGGCGCGGGGCTCGCCCCCTTCTTCGCCTCGCTCGCGGGCTGGATCGGCATCTACGCGCTCTTCCTGATCGTGAAGCCCATCTCTCGCCGCGCGATCACGGCGCTCCACTCCCCCGTCCGCATCACCCTGGCGGGCTGGCTGACGCCGGGTCTTCTCGGCGGCATCCAGATGATCGCGTTGTTCGGCGTGCTGTCGCTCGCGCTCGGGTTCACGTTCGCGAATCCGCTCGCGACGCTCGGCATCATGGTGCTCGCATCCCTCACGTACGCCGCGATCATCCTCGCGCTGAACGTGTGGTTCGGATCGGTCGGTCAGTTCCTAGGTCTGGTGCTCATGGTCCTGCAACTCGTGACGGCAGGCGGGACGTTCCCGTGGCAGACGCTTCCTGCGCCACTGACCGGACTGCACCACGTGCTGCCGATGGGCTTCGTCGTCGATGCGATGAGACAGCTCATGTACGGCGGCGACATCGCCCGGATCGGCAGCGACATCACCGTGCTCCTCACCTGGATGCTGGGAGCCCTGGTGCTCGCAGCACTGGGCGTCACACGGATGACGCACAAGCGCACCCTCCGCGACCTCGCACCCTCCCTCATCGGCTAG
- a CDS encoding TetR/AcrR family transcriptional regulator, which translates to MPTAVSSRPDALRNRAALVEAATSLIARDPHASIASIAEAAGVSRRAVYGHFPDRGALVAELVRSGAERFNALAAETTTDEPAPLALARLAARLWDEAAQVQVAASLALDDAHIEQTAYILAPLRRRLMAIVREGQDAGTLRTDLTAPTLARLIEEAARMVITRIDAASSHARGLAVRTVLSVAGLSWRETDALLETHPELAEED; encoded by the coding sequence ATGCCCACCGCTGTTTCGTCGCGCCCTGACGCCCTGCGCAATCGCGCGGCGCTCGTCGAGGCCGCCACTTCTCTGATCGCGCGCGACCCGCACGCATCCATCGCCTCGATCGCCGAGGCTGCAGGCGTCAGCCGCCGCGCCGTGTACGGCCACTTCCCCGACCGTGGGGCCCTCGTGGCCGAGCTCGTCCGCTCCGGGGCCGAGCGCTTCAACGCCCTCGCCGCCGAGACGACCACCGACGAGCCGGCGCCTCTCGCCCTCGCACGACTGGCGGCACGCCTGTGGGACGAGGCCGCGCAGGTGCAGGTCGCCGCGTCCCTCGCGCTCGACGACGCGCACATCGAGCAGACCGCCTACATCCTCGCTCCGCTCCGGCGCCGCCTGATGGCGATCGTGCGCGAAGGACAGGATGCCGGGACGCTGCGCACCGACCTGACCGCGCCGACGCTCGCGCGACTCATCGAGGAGGCGGCGCGCATGGTGATCACCCGTATCGATGCGGCGAGTTCGCACGCGCGCGGCCTCGCCGTGCGTACCGTGCTCAGTGTCGCCGGACTCTCCTGGCGCGAGACGGACGCCCTGCTCGAGACTCACCCCGAGCTGGCGGAGGAGGACTGA
- the argG gene encoding argininosuccinate synthase: protein MSKVLQSLPVGERVGIAFSGGLDTSVAVAWMRDKGAVPCTYTGDLGQPDEDDIASIPGRALQYGAEVSRLVDCKTALVEEGFVALACGAFHIRSAGRTYFNTTPLGRAVTGTLLVRAMKEDGVDIWGDGSTYKGNDIERFYRYGLLANPALRIYKPWLDADFVTELGGRKEMSEWLVAHDFPYRDSAEKAYSTDANIWGATHEAKTLEHLDVSLETVEPIMGVRFWDPAVEIATEDVTVTFERGRPVALNGVEYTDPVELVFEANRIGGRHGLGMSDQIENRIIEAKSRGIYEAPGMALLFIAYERLVNAILNEDTLATYHEQGRRLGRLMYEGRWLEPQSLMLRESIQKWVGSSITGEVTLRLRRGEDYSVLDTTAPHMSYGPEKLSMERVGDAAFGPTDRIGQLTMRNLDIQDSRARLEQYAGLGLIGGATGALMGELRRGAADEIVEHAEPYDADREGLAEATDAVNEAAAFDAGTD from the coding sequence ATGTCCAAGGTCCTGCAGTCCCTGCCCGTCGGCGAGCGCGTCGGCATCGCGTTCTCCGGGGGCCTCGACACCTCCGTCGCCGTCGCGTGGATGCGCGACAAGGGCGCCGTGCCCTGCACGTACACGGGAGATCTCGGCCAGCCCGACGAGGACGACATCGCGTCGATCCCCGGCCGCGCGCTGCAGTACGGCGCCGAGGTCTCGCGCCTGGTCGACTGCAAGACCGCGCTGGTCGAGGAGGGCTTCGTGGCCCTGGCCTGCGGCGCCTTCCACATCCGCAGCGCCGGGCGCACCTACTTCAACACGACGCCCCTCGGCCGCGCGGTCACGGGAACCCTCCTCGTGCGCGCCATGAAGGAGGACGGCGTCGACATCTGGGGCGACGGCTCCACCTACAAGGGCAACGACATCGAGCGGTTCTACCGCTACGGCCTGCTCGCCAACCCCGCGCTGCGCATCTACAAGCCGTGGCTGGATGCGGACTTCGTCACCGAGCTCGGCGGCCGCAAGGAGATGAGCGAGTGGCTCGTCGCGCACGACTTCCCGTACCGCGACAGCGCCGAGAAGGCGTACTCGACCGACGCGAACATCTGGGGCGCGACCCACGAGGCCAAGACGCTCGAGCACCTCGACGTGTCGCTGGAGACCGTGGAGCCCATCATGGGCGTGCGGTTCTGGGATCCGGCCGTCGAGATCGCCACGGAGGACGTGACCGTCACCTTCGAGCGCGGCCGCCCGGTCGCCCTCAACGGCGTCGAGTACACCGATCCGGTAGAGCTCGTGTTCGAGGCGAACCGCATCGGCGGACGCCACGGCCTGGGCATGAGCGACCAGATCGAGAACCGCATCATCGAGGCCAAGTCCCGCGGCATCTACGAGGCCCCCGGCATGGCGCTGCTGTTCATCGCCTACGAGCGTCTCGTCAACGCCATCCTCAACGAGGACACCCTCGCGACCTACCACGAGCAGGGCCGCCGTCTCGGCCGCCTCATGTACGAGGGACGCTGGCTGGAGCCGCAGTCGCTCATGCTGCGCGAGTCGATCCAGAAGTGGGTCGGGTCCTCCATCACGGGCGAGGTGACCCTGCGTCTGCGCCGCGGCGAGGACTACTCGGTGCTCGACACGACCGCTCCCCACATGTCGTACGGACCGGAGAAGCTGTCGATGGAGCGCGTGGGCGACGCGGCGTTCGGGCCCACCGACCGCATCGGCCAGCTCACGATGCGCAACCTGGACATCCAGGACTCGCGCGCACGTCTGGAGCAGTACGCGGGCCTGGGACTCATCGGCGGCGCGACCGGCGCGCTGATGGGCGAGCTGCGGCGCGGTGCCGCGGACGAGATCGTCGAGCACGCCGAGCCCTACGACGCCGACCGCGAGGGTCTCGCCGAGGCGACGGATGCGGTCAACGAGGCCGCGGCCTTCGACGCCGGAACCGACTGA